Part of the Sulfuriflexus mobilis genome is shown below.
GACCCAACGTCCGGCCATCGCCACCGGGTCATCGGAGAACACCGTAGAGTCATTCATCTTGCCTTGTCGCAGGCGTACACACTTGCCTTCTTTAAGGTCGATTGCCGGTATTAACAACATGCTTTATGTCCTCTTAGAGACTGCCATCCCATTGCACAAAATTTTCCAGCAGGGTTAGCCCGGAATGCTGGCTCTTTTCCGGGTGAAACTGTGCTGCAAAGACATTATCGCGGGCAATCACCGATGTAAACAGCCCGCCATAGTTGGTTGAGCCGGCAATAAACTCGGGCCCCTGCGGCTCAACGTAATAACCGTGAACAAAGTAAAAGCGACTGCCATCGGCAATGTTTTTCCACAACGGGTGGCTCATGGTCTGAAAGACCTCGTTCCAGCCCATGTGCGGGATCTTCAGGCGCTCGCCCTTGTCATCCTTCAGGCCCTCGGCAAAGCGGCGCACTGTACCGGGAAAAATGCCGAGGCACTCAATACCATTGTTCTCTTCACTATGATCCATGAGCGCATGCATGCCCAGACAAACCCCGAGCAGGGGTTTATCTTTTGCGCATTCACGCACCACGTCGTCAAGTTCGAGCCGTTGCAGTTCAGACATACAATCGCGGATCGCACCGACACCGGGGAAGATCACACGATCGGCAGCAAGGATGACATCGGCATCGGCGCTGACAATAACACGCGCGGCGGCATCGGCAACATGCTCGACGGCCTTCGCCACCGAGTGCAAATTGCCCATTCCGTAATCAATAACAGCTAGGGTACTCATAGTCTGGGAGTCGTCGGAGGTTTACAGGCTACCCTTGGTCGAAGGAAGAATACCCGCCATGCGTTCATCATGCTCGGCGGCCATGCGCAGGGCTCGACCAAAGGCCTTGAAGATGGTCTCGGCGACGTGGTGCGCATTCTTGCCACGGATATTATCGATGTGCAGCGTGGCCTTGGCGTGGTTAACAAAGCCCTGGAAAAACTCCACGAACAGGTCGACATCAAATTCGCCGATCGCCGCGCGCGGGAAGTCGACGCCGTACTCGAGACCCGGGCGACCCGAGAAATCGATAACGACGCGTGAAAGGGCCTCATCCAGCGGCACATAGGCGTGGCCGTAGCGACGGATACCAGACTTGTCGCCCAGTGCCTCGGCCATGGCCTGGCCCAGGGTGATGCCAATGTCTTCCACCGTGTGGTGGGCATCGATGTGCAGGTCACCCTTGGCCTGGATATCGAGGTCGATCATGCCGTGGCGGGCGACCTGGTCGAGCATGTGGTCGAGGAACGGCACACCGGTCTCGAATTTGGCTTCACCGCGCCCATCCAGATTGAGGGAGATCGAGATTTGCGTCTCGTTGGTATTGCGGGCCACACTGGCCTTACGTTCTGACATGGATGTCTTCCAGTAAATCAGTCACTTCAGGGCGCATAGGATACCTGCACACACGCCCGGATCAAGCTTTAATAAAGGTTTGCTACTGCTGTGGCGATCATACCTGATTTTTTGTGACAAAAAGTCACAAAAACCGTCTTTTCTTGATCGATGTCAAGGTACAGAATTCTGGCTAAGGTAAATTAGCAAATACTTATTTATACATATTATTTGAACGGAGATTAACCCATGAAGTATTCCCTGAAGCGTGCCCTGCCCGCCGCCATCGCCCTGAGCCTGGGCATGACCGCCCTGCCTGCCGCCGCCTACGAGGCGGGTGACTGGGTGGTACGTGCCCGCGTGATTTCTGTCAGCCCGGATGAGGACAGCAGCGCTATTTCGGCATCGGCCGTCCCAGGGGCCGTCGCCGGCTCGGGGGTCTCGGTCGACAATGACGTGGTGCCCGAACTCGATTTCACTTATATGCTCGACCCGCACTGGGGCCTGGAACTCATCCTCGCCACCTCTAGTCACGACGCGGATGCCAATGGCACCCTCACCGCCCTGGGTAACATCGCCGATGCGAAAGTACTGCCACCGACCCTGACCCTGCAGTACCACTTCCTGCCGAAGAGCAATATCCGCCCGTATGCCGGTGTCGGTATCAACTACACCTACTTCTATGACGAAAGCGTCGAAGATGTACTTGATGCACCCGGTGCCAGCGTTGACTTCGATGACTCCTGGGGTCTTGCCGCACAGGTCGGTGTCGATGTCGACATCAACAAGGACTGGTTCGTGAACTTTGACGTCAAGTACATCGATATCAGTACCGAGGCCACCTTCAAAAATACAACCCTGGGTACGGTCACCGCCGATGTCGACATCGACCCCTGGGTCTTCGGTATTGGTATCGGTACAACGTTCTAAACGTTCTAACAGTAAGCTGAGTCTGCATATTTTAA
Proteins encoded:
- the hisH gene encoding imidazole glycerol phosphate synthase subunit HisH is translated as MSTLAVIDYGMGNLHSVAKAVEHVADAAARVIVSADADVILAADRVIFPGVGAIRDCMSELQRLELDDVVRECAKDKPLLGVCLGMHALMDHSEENNGIECLGIFPGTVRRFAEGLKDDKGERLKIPHMGWNEVFQTMSHPLWKNIADGSRFYFVHGYYVEPQGPEFIAGSTNYGGLFTSVIARDNVFAAQFHPEKSQHSGLTLLENFVQWDGSL
- the hisB gene encoding imidazoleglycerol-phosphate dehydratase HisB; protein product: MSERKASVARNTNETQISISLNLDGRGEAKFETGVPFLDHMLDQVARHGMIDLDIQAKGDLHIDAHHTVEDIGITLGQAMAEALGDKSGIRRYGHAYVPLDEALSRVVIDFSGRPGLEYGVDFPRAAIGEFDVDLFVEFFQGFVNHAKATLHIDNIRGKNAHHVAETIFKAFGRALRMAAEHDERMAGILPSTKGSL
- a CDS encoding OmpW/AlkL family protein, whose translation is MKYSLKRALPAAIALSLGMTALPAAAYEAGDWVVRARVISVSPDEDSSAISASAVPGAVAGSGVSVDNDVVPELDFTYMLDPHWGLELILATSSHDADANGTLTALGNIADAKVLPPTLTLQYHFLPKSNIRPYAGVGINYTYFYDESVEDVLDAPGASVDFDDSWGLAAQVGVDVDINKDWFVNFDVKYIDISTEATFKNTTLGTVTADVDIDPWVFGIGIGTTF